The following proteins come from a genomic window of Gossypium raimondii isolate GPD5lz chromosome 5, ASM2569854v1, whole genome shotgun sequence:
- the LOC105765804 gene encoding uncharacterized protein LOC105765804, which produces MATLTQCTLWNGTESSANLEFSIYEGAKEDITMTTLSSFEQSINSMAGGLVYNVGTKIKWIVAWTNDGKVCTTIKKCDESVTWSKIITQLQPHDSTHTYQGYTSKVNAEMNTNGSLTLEAKLLV; this is translated from the exons ATGGCTACTCTCACCCAATGCACGCTTTGGAATGGAACAGAGAGCTCTGCAAACTTGGAATTCTCGATCTACGAAGGTGCTAAGGAAGACATTACAATGACCACACTCAGTTCATTTGAGCAGTCTATCAATTCCATGGCCGGAGGTTTGGTTTATAATGTCGGAACTAAGATTAAGTGGATTGTTGCTTGGACCAATGATGGAAAG GTGTGTACTACTATCAAGAAATGTGACGAGTCGGTTACCTGGTCTAAAATCATAACCCAACTTCAGCCCCACGATAGCACCCACACTTATCAGGGATACACATCGAAGGTTAATGCTGAGATGAATACTAATGGTTCATTAACCTTGGAGGCCAAACTACTTGTCTAA